The Brevibacillus brevis genome contains a region encoding:
- a CDS encoding CoxG family protein — MPQGIHDVELNLPIGAVWQFVSIVENWVPLVPGYISHEVLNERRVAWTFTGDIGIMKKTISLQVDITEWTPPTEVRFTLTGISGNFTGHGYFKAKALGEARTKMTGCLDITAHGVKGPMINSILKSNLPKTTRELVEAIAKRLHSVTR; from the coding sequence ATGCCTCAAGGAATACATGATGTGGAGCTGAACCTGCCCATCGGGGCGGTATGGCAGTTTGTGAGTATAGTGGAGAATTGGGTTCCACTGGTACCTGGCTACATCAGCCACGAGGTACTCAATGAACGTCGTGTCGCTTGGACGTTTACAGGCGATATCGGCATCATGAAGAAAACGATCAGCCTGCAAGTGGATATTACCGAATGGACGCCTCCGACCGAGGTGAGGTTTACCTTGACGGGGATCAGTGGGAATTTCACCGGGCATGGCTACTTCAAAGCAAAAGCATTGGGGGAGGCGCGGACAAAAATGACAGGTTGTCTCGATATCACCGCCCATGGTGTGAAGGGCCCCATGATCAATTCCATTCTGAAATCCAATCTTCCCAAGACGACGAGAGAATTGGTGGAAGCTATTGCCAAACGCCTCCATTCCGTTACCAGGTAA
- a CDS encoding sensor histidine kinase: MKIRTKLMLSMSILIVFIMLSLLAITHIQFYIDRDLAYLEEKALFDSLRDEFEQYYVNHGESWDGIGVQAGAFEHSRDFVEIGLVIEDKMLYQQGSLHLRDLRDQGYKLTLYGHNEQKIGRLYVMNDAQYKTYEFKAMWYSILPAIARVSILFTCLAALVTIFILSWRLTRPIREIIKGIDLIKGGKQEVSFPIHRKDEFGAISRALQEMNDSLTTLERSRKQLLSDVTHELKTPLMIIQGELELAQDTGIALSIEKQSSLLDEVLRLTRMVNEVLNLSKLEAGGTKLYPKTENIVMILNQLVEKTQFLAEDKHIRLTTHISEEVIEVSVEKQRILQALYNLLINALHYTNQEGYVKLHIDRVYRQDRQNEYVRIVIEDNGTGIPEEDLPLIFNRFYRADHSRARPSGGTGLGLAIAQQNIFVHQGWIEVQSKVGKGTAFSVFLPSLPVVSK, encoded by the coding sequence ATGAAAATTAGAACGAAGCTGATGCTGTCGATGAGCATTTTAATTGTCTTCATCATGCTCAGCCTACTCGCTATCACACACATTCAGTTTTACATTGATCGCGATCTTGCTTATTTGGAGGAAAAAGCACTTTTTGATTCGTTGCGAGATGAGTTCGAGCAATACTATGTGAATCACGGTGAATCCTGGGATGGGATTGGGGTTCAGGCCGGAGCATTCGAGCATAGCCGTGATTTTGTCGAAATTGGATTAGTGATAGAAGATAAGATGCTTTATCAGCAAGGGAGCTTACATCTTCGTGACCTCCGCGACCAAGGCTATAAATTAACTCTATACGGCCACAACGAGCAAAAAATCGGTCGGCTATATGTCATGAATGACGCCCAATATAAAACATACGAATTCAAAGCGATGTGGTACAGCATTCTACCTGCCATCGCTCGAGTATCGATCCTCTTCACTTGCCTTGCCGCTTTGGTCACCATTTTCATTTTGTCGTGGAGGCTGACCAGGCCAATACGTGAGATTATCAAAGGAATCGATTTGATCAAAGGCGGGAAACAAGAGGTTTCCTTTCCCATCCATAGAAAGGATGAATTCGGGGCGATTTCGAGAGCTTTACAGGAGATGAACGATAGCCTTACAACCCTGGAACGATCCCGAAAACAGTTGCTATCGGATGTCACCCATGAATTGAAAACGCCGCTCATGATTATTCAGGGGGAGTTGGAGCTCGCCCAAGATACGGGGATTGCTCTTTCCATAGAAAAGCAATCGTCGCTTCTCGATGAAGTGTTACGGTTAACACGCATGGTGAATGAGGTCTTAAATCTATCCAAGCTGGAGGCTGGAGGCACGAAGCTGTATCCAAAAACCGAGAATATCGTCATGATTTTGAATCAATTGGTGGAGAAGACCCAATTCTTGGCGGAAGATAAGCACATCCGTCTCACCACCCATATCTCAGAGGAAGTCATTGAGGTGTCCGTAGAGAAGCAACGTATTCTTCAGGCTCTTTACAATCTCTTGATCAATGCCCTCCATTACACCAACCAAGAGGGCTACGTAAAGCTGCATATTGACCGGGTGTACAGACAAGACCGCCAGAATGAGTATGTCAGAATCGTGATAGAAGATAACGGAACGGGCATACCCGAAGAGGACCTGCCTCTTATCTTTAACCGCTTTTACAGAGCTGACCATTCCAGGGCTCGTCCAAGTGGCGGAACCGGCCTTGGGCTCGCGATCGCACAACAAAACATCTTCGTGCATCAGGGGTGGATTGAAGTACAAAGCAAGGTGGGGAAAGGTACTGCGTTTTCAGTGTTTTTGCCATCACTTCCTGTTGTCAGTAAGTGA